A section of the Verrucomicrobium sp. GAS474 genome encodes:
- a CDS encoding ribonuclease P protein component, with the protein MRERLPRRRIVRRRHHFDAAFSGEGASGALRFHGRALTLLALPRKPGDTSPDEVAFLTPKRLGDANVRNRLRRRLREVHRRHIAPQFAASPPSFRLLWMAKSSSGALPFPELVSQMEALYATALAKVKPPDA; encoded by the coding sequence ATGCGCGAGCGTTTGCCACGGCGACGCATCGTGCGTCGGCGGCATCACTTCGATGCCGCCTTCTCCGGGGAGGGTGCCAGCGGCGCCCTACGTTTCCACGGACGCGCCCTCACCCTCCTCGCCCTTCCCCGTAAGCCGGGCGACACCTCGCCCGACGAAGTCGCCTTCCTCACCCCGAAGCGCCTCGGCGACGCCAACGTCCGCAACCGCCTTCGCCGCCGCCTCCGCGAAGTCCACCGGCGGCATATCGCGCCGCAATTCGCCGCCTCCCCGCCTTCCTTCCGCCTCCTCTGGATGGCGAAGTCGTCGAGCGGCGCCCTCCCCTTTCCCGAACTCGTCTCCCAGATGGAGGCCCTCTACGCCACGGCCCTGGCCAAGGTGAAGCCGCCCGATGCGTGA
- a CDS encoding PAS domain-containing methyl-accepting chemotaxis protein — protein MLNFLKKQSRLGDHPSSTQDLQGQVEAIRRSQAVIEFNLDGTILWANDHFLSAMGYELEEIRGQHHRIFVDESTDQEAYRLFWQKLGRGEYDSGKYKRIARDGREVWIQASYNPIFDRFGRPVKVIKYATDITAEVLRNADVAGQLDAISRVQAVIEFDLDGTILTANENFLATTGYTLREVQGQHHRMFVNPAEANSQGYREFWQRLGSGQFDAGQYRRVGKHGQGIWLQASYNPIFDADGRPFKVVKYATDVTAQIEATQTLQDALSQLSAVIQQNASNAKDADQAAATASAITVKGQVVVSDAVANMTAIADSSKKIGKIVGMINEIAFQTNILALNAAVEAARAGDSGAGFAVVAEEVRSLAQRSAVSASDIGELIGDALKRIESGRIRVESMGTTMENISSSIKQVGGTMSEILGASENQAAGMEKLNRAIAQLSHTTILK, from the coding sequence ATGTTAAACTTTTTAAAGAAGCAATCGAGACTGGGTGATCATCCTTCCTCCACTCAGGACCTTCAAGGCCAGGTCGAGGCGATCCGTCGCTCCCAGGCTGTGATCGAGTTTAACCTCGACGGGACGATCCTCTGGGCCAACGACCACTTCCTCTCCGCGATGGGCTACGAGCTGGAGGAGATCCGGGGCCAGCACCACCGGATCTTCGTCGACGAGTCGACCGACCAGGAGGCCTACCGCCTCTTCTGGCAGAAGCTGGGCCGGGGCGAGTACGATTCGGGCAAGTACAAGCGGATCGCCCGGGACGGCCGCGAAGTCTGGATCCAGGCCTCCTACAACCCGATCTTCGACCGCTTCGGGCGGCCGGTGAAAGTGATCAAGTACGCGACCGACATCACCGCCGAAGTCCTCCGCAACGCCGACGTCGCGGGCCAGCTCGACGCCATCAGCCGCGTCCAGGCCGTGATCGAGTTCGACCTCGACGGGACGATCCTGACGGCGAACGAGAACTTCCTCGCGACCACCGGCTACACCCTCCGCGAGGTCCAGGGCCAGCATCACCGGATGTTCGTGAATCCCGCCGAGGCGAACAGCCAGGGCTACCGCGAGTTCTGGCAGCGCCTCGGCTCCGGCCAGTTCGACGCCGGGCAATACCGCCGCGTCGGCAAGCACGGCCAGGGCATCTGGCTCCAGGCCTCCTACAACCCGATCTTCGACGCCGACGGGCGGCCCTTCAAGGTCGTCAAGTACGCCACCGACGTCACCGCCCAGATCGAGGCGACGCAGACCCTCCAGGACGCCCTCTCCCAGCTCTCCGCCGTGATCCAGCAGAACGCCTCGAACGCGAAGGACGCCGATCAGGCCGCCGCGACGGCCTCGGCCATCACCGTGAAGGGCCAGGTCGTCGTCTCCGACGCCGTGGCGAACATGACCGCCATCGCCGACAGCTCGAAGAAGATCGGCAAGATCGTCGGGATGATCAACGAGATCGCCTTCCAGACGAACATCCTCGCCCTGAACGCCGCCGTCGAGGCCGCCCGGGCCGGGGACTCCGGCGCGGGCTTCGCCGTCGTCGCCGAGGAAGTCCGCTCCCTCGCGCAACGGAGCGCAGTCTCGGCAAGCGACATCGGCGAGCTGATCGGCGACGCCCTGAAGCGGATCGAGAGCGGCCGCATCCGCGTCGAATCGATGGGGACGACGATGGAAAACATCTCCTCCTCCATCAAGCAGGTCGGCGGAACGATGTCGGAGATTCTGGGCGCGTCGGAGAACCAGGCGGCAGGGATGGAGAAGCTGAACCGCGCGATCGCACAGCTGAGCCACACGACGATCTTGAAGTAG
- a CDS encoding R3H domain-containing nucleic acid-binding protein translates to MSSHEGQSPKELLELLLGHLGFVFEVEESHEPADRGERLRLNIRTRDPGRLIGRDGRTLDEVEYLLNRLIDRDEEGDVHQTPRIIVDVEGYRRKEQDDFLATIRQKADRVRETGKPETLPPMNAYERWMIHQAFQEDPEVTTKSVAVEGGNGKLKTVVLQVR, encoded by the coding sequence ATGTCGTCGCACGAAGGACAAAGCCCTAAGGAGTTGCTCGAGCTGCTCCTCGGCCACCTTGGCTTCGTCTTTGAAGTCGAGGAAAGCCACGAGCCCGCCGACCGGGGCGAGCGGCTCCGGCTCAACATCCGCACCCGCGATCCCGGCCGCCTCATCGGCCGCGACGGGCGGACCCTCGACGAGGTCGAGTACCTCCTGAACCGCCTCATCGACCGCGACGAGGAAGGCGACGTCCACCAGACCCCGCGCATCATCGTCGACGTCGAGGGCTACCGCCGCAAGGAACAGGACGACTTCCTCGCCACCATCCGCCAGAAGGCCGACCGCGTCCGCGAGACCGGCAAGCCCGAGACCCTCCCGCCGATGAACGCCTACGAGCGGTGGATGATCCACCAGGCCTTCCAGGAGGACCCCGAGGTCACGACGAAGAGCGTCGCGGTCGAGGGGGGGAATGGGAAGTTGAAGACGGTGGTGTTGCAGGTGAGGTAG
- a CDS encoding iron-sulfur cluster assembly accessory protein: MSDAPAATSAPSVQLTEKAAAAIRARVGGEVATKGLRLFVSAGGCSGFQYEMKLAGGEPGDVAYDQFGVKLFVDEKSLLFLGGSTIDFEDGLTAAGFRIRNPNAKATCGCGTSFEA, from the coding sequence ATGTCCGATGCCCCCGCCGCCACGTCCGCCCCCTCCGTCCAATTGACCGAAAAGGCCGCGGCGGCGATCCGCGCCCGCGTGGGCGGCGAGGTGGCGACGAAGGGGCTCCGCCTCTTCGTCTCGGCGGGGGGCTGCTCCGGCTTCCAGTACGAGATGAAGCTGGCGGGGGGGGAACCCGGCGACGTCGCCTACGACCAGTTCGGGGTGAAACTCTTCGTCGACGAGAAGAGCCTCCTCTTCCTCGGCGGATCGACCATCGACTTCGAGGACGGCCTCACCGCCGCCGGATTCCGCATCCGCAATCCCAACGCGAAGGCCACCTGCGGCTGCGGGACTTCGTTCGAGGCCTAG
- the yidC gene encoding membrane protein insertase YidC yields the protein MNEPSPRLGKSDWLAVGLCVAALVGWTFYSTARWPSPKTPPRPNPADVAKIATPATAAEPASTPTLSALPGEKEKAKAKPAPAPAVSFPEARPVLENSAIRVTFTSHGGGPATIVLKQHAEIKGGDPVLLNGPGLAAVDHVALPIFNLTGWNTAETESAIDYQLEPGADETHVAFARTLPNGLRIERLYTLDGSYGVKLEERLTNTTGQALSLPERQAQIGLVGPLYHNDGPPTIGATWSQAGSNKATGHITAPEFEASGSFNFISPHPARDGIAGPEEKIGWAAVRNRFFTVVLTAPEGDPIRRVTSLIYRPGHPQAPSPAGTILPAVSASATFAPFTLNPNETRTEDYSLYAGPKEYDELATLGQGQKALMDFGFFAWAALPLLKAMKWIHTVIPSYGWSIILLTACLKGIFWPLQSKANHSMKLMQAVAPKQKEISAKYKDDPAKMQQEVMKLYREYGVNPLGGCLPMLIQIPIFIGFYTMLQSAVEFRHETWFWIKDLVQPDTIAVLPGVNLPINPLPIIMTLSQWALMRITPQTGDAAQMKILQFMPFIMLIFFYNFASALALYWTVNNFISMFQTYRNLKKPLPVLQRVKKAAPGNGISFKR from the coding sequence ATGAACGAACCCTCCCCCCGCCTCGGCAAATCGGATTGGCTCGCCGTCGGCCTCTGCGTCGCCGCCCTCGTCGGCTGGACCTTCTACTCCACCGCCCGCTGGCCCTCGCCGAAGACCCCCCCGCGCCCGAATCCCGCCGACGTCGCGAAGATCGCCACCCCCGCGACCGCGGCCGAACCGGCCTCCACGCCGACCCTCAGCGCCCTCCCCGGCGAGAAGGAAAAGGCGAAGGCCAAGCCCGCCCCGGCTCCCGCCGTCTCCTTCCCCGAAGCGCGTCCCGTCCTGGAAAACAGCGCCATCCGCGTCACCTTCACCAGCCACGGCGGCGGCCCCGCCACGATCGTCCTGAAGCAGCACGCCGAGATCAAGGGCGGCGACCCCGTCCTCCTGAACGGCCCCGGCCTCGCCGCCGTCGACCACGTCGCCCTCCCCATCTTCAACCTCACCGGCTGGAACACCGCCGAGACCGAGTCGGCCATCGACTACCAGCTGGAGCCCGGCGCCGACGAGACCCACGTCGCCTTCGCCCGCACCCTCCCGAACGGCCTCCGCATCGAGCGCCTCTACACCCTCGACGGCTCCTACGGCGTGAAGCTCGAGGAACGGCTCACGAACACCACCGGCCAGGCCCTCTCCCTCCCCGAGCGTCAGGCCCAGATCGGCCTCGTCGGCCCCCTCTACCACAATGACGGCCCCCCCACGATCGGCGCCACCTGGTCCCAGGCCGGCAGCAACAAGGCGACCGGCCACATCACCGCGCCCGAGTTCGAGGCGAGCGGCAGCTTCAACTTCATCAGCCCCCATCCCGCCCGCGACGGCATCGCCGGACCCGAGGAGAAGATCGGCTGGGCCGCCGTGCGGAACCGCTTCTTCACCGTCGTCCTGACCGCGCCGGAGGGCGACCCCATCCGCCGCGTCACCTCCCTCATCTACCGCCCCGGCCATCCCCAGGCCCCCAGCCCCGCCGGGACAATCCTCCCCGCCGTCTCCGCCTCGGCCACCTTCGCCCCCTTCACCCTGAACCCGAACGAGACCCGCACCGAGGACTACTCCCTCTACGCCGGTCCGAAGGAATACGACGAGCTCGCCACCCTCGGCCAGGGCCAGAAGGCCCTCATGGACTTCGGCTTCTTCGCCTGGGCGGCCCTCCCCCTCCTCAAGGCGATGAAGTGGATCCACACCGTCATCCCCAGCTACGGCTGGTCGATCATCCTCCTCACCGCCTGCCTCAAGGGGATCTTCTGGCCCCTTCAGTCGAAGGCCAACCACAGCATGAAGCTCATGCAGGCCGTCGCCCCGAAGCAGAAGGAGATCTCGGCGAAGTACAAGGACGATCCCGCGAAGATGCAGCAGGAAGTCATGAAGCTCTACCGCGAGTACGGCGTGAACCCCCTCGGCGGCTGCCTCCCGATGCTCATCCAGATCCCGATCTTCATCGGCTTCTACACCATGCTCCAGAGCGCCGTCGAATTCCGGCACGAGACCTGGTTCTGGATCAAGGACCTCGTCCAGCCCGACACCATCGCCGTCCTCCCCGGCGTGAACCTTCCGATCAACCCGCTCCCGATCATCATGACCCTCTCCCAGTGGGCCCTCATGCGGATCACCCCGCAGACCGGGGACGCCGCGCAGATGAAGATCCTCCAGTTCATGCCCTTCATCATGCTGATCTTCTTCTACAACTTCGCCTCGGCCCTCGCCCTCTACTGGACGGTGAACAACTTCATCTCGATGTTCCAGACCTACCGGAACCTCAAGAAGCCCCTTCCGGTCCTTCAGCGGGTGAAGAAAGCCGCGCCGGGGAACGGCATCAGCTTCAAGCGATAG
- the yidD gene encoding membrane protein insertion efficiency factor YidD, whose translation MRDFTTALLCRLIALYRLLFGPVKIFFGLQGWCRYTPTCSRYAEEALREWGPARGSLLAARRICRCHPWGGHGPDPVPLNTKKGFPTAPKSGDSGPYCVKLPPS comes from the coding sequence ATGCGTGATTTCACGACCGCCCTCCTCTGTCGCCTCATCGCCCTCTACCGGCTCCTCTTCGGCCCGGTCAAAATCTTCTTCGGTCTCCAAGGCTGGTGCCGCTACACCCCCACCTGCTCCCGCTACGCCGAGGAAGCCCTCCGCGAATGGGGTCCCGCCCGGGGCTCCCTTCTCGCCGCGCGGCGGATCTGCCGCTGCCATCCCTGGGGCGGCCACGGCCCCGATCCCGTTCCCCTGAATACGAAAAAAGGTTTCCCCACCGCTCCGAAATCGGGTGACTCCGGCCCCTACTGCGTTAAACTCCCTCCCTCTTAA
- a CDS encoding cysteine desulfurase, whose translation MSPSPFPDSPRWRSAFPYLANKGKDDRPLAFLDSAASAQKPRAVYDRMHAFALHEYANVHRGVYDLSEAATVAYEGARERAAAFLRAGGGRVAIFTRGTTEAVNLVAWSWGEVHLAAGDTILLTEMEHHSNMLPWRALAERKGAKVEYVPVTDNGAALDLAAAQALLAKKPKLFAFAHASNVLGFLTPAAELCALARSHGVTTFVDGAQSFGHLPVDIEALGCDFFACSAHKACGPTGVGLLVGTLALMENLPPWQHGGSMVEKVRFDAITYRPPPARFEAGTPPIVEAVGLGAALDFLDGVGLKAIEDHSVHLAELAAAGLRKIPGIRVIGPEAGGRQTGIVSFVSETVHAHDMAYYTNGKGVALRAGHHCAQPLMHRLGVPATTRASFYLYNTEEEVERLVQAVAGAVTFFQA comes from the coding sequence ATGAGCCCGAGCCCCTTTCCCGACAGCCCCCGGTGGCGCAGCGCCTTCCCCTACCTCGCCAACAAGGGCAAGGACGACCGTCCCCTCGCCTTCCTCGACAGCGCCGCCAGCGCGCAGAAGCCGCGCGCCGTCTATGACCGGATGCACGCCTTCGCCCTCCACGAGTACGCGAACGTCCATCGCGGCGTCTACGATCTGAGCGAGGCGGCCACCGTCGCCTACGAGGGGGCGCGGGAACGGGCCGCCGCCTTCCTCCGCGCCGGGGGCGGCCGCGTCGCCATCTTCACCCGGGGGACGACCGAGGCCGTCAACCTCGTCGCCTGGTCGTGGGGCGAGGTCCATCTCGCGGCGGGGGACACGATCCTCCTCACCGAGATGGAACACCACAGCAACATGCTGCCATGGCGCGCCCTCGCCGAGCGCAAGGGGGCCAAGGTCGAATACGTCCCCGTCACCGACAACGGCGCCGCCCTCGACCTCGCCGCCGCGCAGGCGCTGCTGGCGAAGAAGCCGAAGCTCTTCGCCTTCGCCCACGCCTCGAACGTCCTCGGCTTCCTCACCCCCGCCGCCGAGCTCTGCGCCCTCGCCCGGAGCCACGGCGTCACCACCTTCGTCGACGGCGCGCAGAGCTTCGGCCACCTCCCCGTCGACATCGAGGCCCTCGGCTGCGACTTCTTCGCCTGCTCCGCCCACAAGGCCTGCGGCCCCACCGGCGTCGGCCTCCTCGTCGGCACCCTCGCCCTCATGGAGAACCTCCCCCCGTGGCAGCACGGCGGCAGCATGGTCGAGAAGGTCCGCTTCGACGCGATCACCTACCGTCCCCCGCCCGCCCGCTTCGAGGCCGGGACCCCTCCCATCGTCGAGGCCGTCGGCCTCGGCGCCGCGCTCGACTTCCTCGACGGCGTCGGCCTGAAGGCGATCGAGGACCACTCCGTCCACCTCGCCGAACTCGCCGCCGCCGGGCTGCGGAAGATCCCCGGCATCCGCGTCATCGGGCCGGAGGCCGGGGGGCGGCAGACCGGCATCGTCTCCTTCGTCTCCGAGACCGTCCACGCGCACGACATGGCCTACTACACCAACGGAAAAGGCGTCGCCCTCCGCGCCGGCCACCACTGCGCCCAGCCCCTGATGCACCGCCTCGGCGTCCCCGCGACGACCCGGGCGAGCTTCTACCTTTATAACACCGAGGAAGAGGTCGAGCGGCTAGTCCAAGCCGTCGCCGGAGCCGTCACATTCTTCCAGGCATAG
- the rpmH gene encoding 50S ribosomal protein L34, translating to MKRTYQPSKKRRVRQHGFLARTRTKSGRAILSRRRRKGRVRLVPVGADVKFARHTQA from the coding sequence ATGAAACGGACTTACCAGCCCTCCAAGAAGCGCCGCGTGCGCCAGCACGGCTTCCTCGCCCGCACCCGCACCAAGTCGGGCCGCGCCATCCTCAGCCGCCGCCGCCGCAAGGGCCGGGTCCGGCTCGTTCCCGTCGGCGCGGACGTCAAGTTCGCCCGCCACACCCAGGCCTAG